Genomic DNA from uncultured Desulfuromusa sp.:
TGCTTCGTCACCAATCTTCAACATGATGACTTTGGTAAATTCCTTGCCACTCATTTTTTCACCTTTAAGGACAAGCCGTAAAGATGAATCGGGATCCATATCGGCAACATACTCCTCAAGTTGTGCCGCCGGCTCTTCAATCAATGGCGGGAAAATCCGGTCCCAGACGATACCGGGTCGGAACAACAGCAAAGCGATCACAAGCAAAGCTGCAGTCTCCCAAATACGATTTTTAACCAGCCAGAAACCCTGGGTTGCTGCCGCAAAGGCCAGCATCGCCAGCACCGCACCAACAACTGTGATCAGCAGGTGATACCAGTGATCAATTCCGATCAGCAGCAACTGCGTATTGAAAATAAACATGAAAGGTAAAATTGCGGTACGAATATCATAGGTAAAACCCTGGATACCGGTTTTTATCGGATCACCGCCCGATATGCCGGCAGCAGCAAAAGCTGCCAGTCCAACCGGCGGCGTATCATCCGCCAGGATACCAAAGTAGAAAACAAACAGGTGAACGGCAATCAAAGGGACAATAAGACCGTTTTGAGCACCAAGATCAACGATAACAGGTGCCATCAGTGTAGACACAACAATATAGTTGGCCGTGGTCGGCAATCCCATACCGAGGATCAAGCTGATAATTGCAGTAAACAGCAAGATCATCATCAGGTTACCACCGGAGATAAATTCAACAAACTCAGTCATCACCAGCCCGATTCCCGTCAAGGTCACGGTACCGACAACAATACCGGCTGCCGAAGTCGCCACACCAATACCGATCATATTTCGGGCGCCGGCAACCATGCCGTTAATCAGGTCGGCAAAACCGGATCTAACCGAAAAGTACTCTCCTTGAGTCTTGCGGAAAAAACCTTTAATCGGGCGCTGTGTTACAACAATAAAAATCATCAACACGGTTGCCCAGTAAGCAGACAAAGCCGGGGAAAGGCGCTCAACGGTCAGGCACCACATCAGTACCACGACCGGGAGCAGGAAGTAATAGCCTGCCTGGGCAGTGGGACCTAAAGGCGGCAGTTCATTGATTTCTGTCGTATGCTCCAACTCCGGAACCCGACAGGCCAACCAGAGCAGAAGCAGATAGGCCGCCAACAACAGAACAGAAACAATATAAATCGTCGCTGCACCGCCAACAACTTTAATCCAACCTAACCCATAGTAGGTCACCCCACCGATAATAATCAGGGTCAGAATGGTAAAAACAAATGAGATCAGCCGTTGAGAAGCAGTTTTAACAATGGGCTTTTTCATCCCCTCCAGGCCCATTTTACAGGCCTCGAGATGGACGATGTAGACCAGAGCGATATATGAGATAATCGCAGGCAAAAATGCATGTTTGATGACATCGATATAATTAATACCGACATACTCAACCATCAGGAAGGCCGCAGCGCCCATAACAGGAGGCATAAGCTGGCCATTTGTTGAGCAGGCGACCTCGATTGCGCCGGCTTTTTCAGCTTTAAAACCAACTTTCTTCATTAACGGGATGGTAAAAGTTCCGGTCGTAACAACATTGGCGATCGATGACCCCGATACCAGTCCGGTCAAGCCGGAAGAAACGACAGCAGCTTTAGCCGGCCCCCCTTTCAGATGGCCCAGCGCCGCGAAGGCAGTGCGGATAAAATAGTTTCCCGCACCAGCCGATTCAAGCAGCGCACCAAAAAGGACAAACATGAACACCATTCCGGTGGAGACACCCAAAGCCACACCAAAGACCCCTTCAGTTCCCAACCAATAGTGAGACATCCCCTTTGCCAGACTTGCACCCTTATGGGCAATCACGTCCGGCATATATTGACCACCAAAAGTATAAGAGATAAAAACTGTTGCAACGACCATCAATGGTGGGCCAAGTGCACGCCGGGTCGCTTCTAGCAATAGAATCAGCCCAATAACAGAGACGATCAAATCCATCTGCGAAGGGTTTCCGGGACGATCAGCAAGAGAATTGTAAAAAATATAAAGATATGCCGAGCAAAAAGCACCAACCAGTCCAACAATCCAGTCTTGTACCGGTATATAGGTTTTAGGAGATTTCTTCAGTGTTGGAAAAGCGGTAAATGAGAGAAAAATTGCAAATGCCAGATGGATAGCCCGCGCTTCCGTATCATTGATGACAAAAAAATTAAAAATAAACGGCAGCGGAGAAGCATACCAAAGCTGAAACAGGGTCCAGATCAAGGGAACGAAATAAAGAACTTTTTTCGAAAAAGCACCAGTCGGATTACGGGCTCCAGCTTCTGAATTGGCTAGTTCTTCGGCAAGCTTAAGATCGGCTGCCAATTCTTCTTCTGTGGTCGTACTATCGTTCGTCTTGGTCATGGCATTCTGTCCTTCGGTATGAAAAAGATACTGTGCTTTTATTTAAATAAGTTATATTTCAGATTATCAAAACTCTCAATTTTTCCACATTGACATAAGTAAAAAAAGTGCACCGCGTTTTGCGGTGCACTTTTCAAATGTGAGTCAAACAGCCACTTACATCAAACCAGCTTCTTTGTAATACTTGATTGCACCGGCATGCAGCGGAGCAGAAAGACCATCTTTGATCATTTCTTCTTTTTTCAGATTAGCAAAAGCAGGATGTAGCTTCTGGAAATCTTCAAAGTTTTCAAAAACAGCTTTAACAACATTGTAGATCACATCTTCAGGCACCTTGGCTGAAGAAACAAAGGTCGCGCCGACACCGAAGGTTTTGGTGTCTTCGTCGGTACCACGATACATTCCGCCAGGGATTGTAGCTGTGCGGTAGTAGGAGTTATCTGCAATAATTTTGTCAATTTTAGGACCACTGACATTGACCAGAACTGAGTCACAAGAGGTTGTAGCTTCCTTGATTGAGCCACTTGGATGGCCAACAACAAAAACCATGGCATCAACTTTATTATCACACAATGCAGCTGCCTGCTCAGATGATTTCAATTCGGATGCGAGTTTGAAATCATCCATGGTCCAGCCATAAGCGTCCATAACAACTTCAATGGTTCCACGTTGACCAGAACCGGGGTTTCCGATATTGACACGCTTGCCTTTAAGGTCGACAAAGTTTTTGATCCCGGAATCTTTTCGGGCAACAACAGTGAAGGGCTCAGGG
This window encodes:
- a CDS encoding TAXI family TRAP transporter solute-binding subunit, whose amino-acid sequence is MKKMFMFLLAFAVAASFVPVSQAEAVENQFVTIGTGGVTGVYYPTGGAICRLVNKTRKEHGIRCSVESTGGSVYNLNTIAAGELDMGVAQSDWQYHAYHGTSKFADQGPNKDLRAVFSVHPEPFTVVARKDSGIKNFVDLKGKRVNIGNPGSGQRGTIEVVMDAYGWTMDDFKLASELKSSEQAAALCDNKVDAMVFVVGHPSGSIKEATTSCDSVLVNVSGPKIDKIIADNSYYRTATIPGGMYRGTDEDTKTFGVGATFVSSAKVPEDVIYNVVKAVFENFEDFQKLHPAFANLKKEEMIKDGLSAPLHAGAIKYYKEAGLM
- a CDS encoding TRAP transporter permease; protein product: MTKTNDSTTTEEELAADLKLAEELANSEAGARNPTGAFSKKVLYFVPLIWTLFQLWYASPLPFIFNFFVINDTEARAIHLAFAIFLSFTAFPTLKKSPKTYIPVQDWIVGLVGAFCSAYLYIFYNSLADRPGNPSQMDLIVSVIGLILLLEATRRALGPPLMVVATVFISYTFGGQYMPDVIAHKGASLAKGMSHYWLGTEGVFGVALGVSTGMVFMFVLFGALLESAGAGNYFIRTAFAALGHLKGGPAKAAVVSSGLTGLVSGSSIANVVTTGTFTIPLMKKVGFKAEKAGAIEVACSTNGQLMPPVMGAAAFLMVEYVGINYIDVIKHAFLPAIISYIALVYIVHLEACKMGLEGMKKPIVKTASQRLISFVFTILTLIIIGGVTYYGLGWIKVVGGAATIYIVSVLLLAAYLLLLWLACRVPELEHTTEINELPPLGPTAQAGYYFLLPVVVLMWCLTVERLSPALSAYWATVLMIFIVVTQRPIKGFFRKTQGEYFSVRSGFADLINGMVAGARNMIGIGVATSAAGIVVGTVTLTGIGLVMTEFVEFISGGNLMMILLFTAIISLILGMGLPTTANYIVVSTLMAPVIVDLGAQNGLIVPLIAVHLFVFYFGILADDTPPVGLAAFAAAGISGGDPIKTGIQGFTYDIRTAILPFMFIFNTQLLLIGIDHWYHLLITVVGAVLAMLAFAAATQGFWLVKNRIWETAALLVIALLLFRPGIVWDRIFPPLIEEPAAQLEEYVADMDPDSSLRLVLKGEKMSGKEFTKVIMLKIGDEATGAERMAGVGFETRNEEGRIFIDNVVFSSAAEKAGVDFDQEILNLQVPTHRLPKELVYIPTLGLYALLFLLQFRRRKKQQPAVISA